One Nitrospirota bacterium genomic region harbors:
- a CDS encoding ABC transporter permease subunit, which yields MAGKDTWLISVTLLILFLVVWHVATLQKAFDPKGLTEEQLQLMEFNGDIVRNPDGSYAWNPEKEKVKGVPGPLTVLEKTRVELGEAFEKKGTNDHGIAWLVLYTVTRFAAGFLAASVVAIILGVILGLNKVLYRAVNPYIQILKPISPLAWMPLLLYTVRDPKWTAVLVVFMAAVWPTLATTAFGVNSLRKDYLHVAAILQLSWIKRLYKVILPGAAPTIVNGLRISFGSALVAVVPAEMLLGELGVGYLSWIEWNNLDIAGVIFAILVVGAVGVVLDSGFNKLAGLVTYQE from the coding sequence ATGGCCGGAAAAGACACGTGGCTGATCTCGGTCACGCTGCTGATCCTGTTTCTGGTGGTCTGGCACGTGGCGACGTTGCAGAAGGCCTTCGATCCGAAGGGGCTGACCGAGGAGCAGTTGCAACTCATGGAGTTCAACGGAGACATCGTCCGGAATCCGGACGGGAGCTACGCCTGGAATCCGGAGAAGGAGAAGGTCAAGGGCGTGCCGGGTCCGCTGACGGTGCTGGAGAAGACCCGCGTCGAGCTGGGCGAGGCCTTCGAGAAGAAGGGCACGAACGACCACGGGATCGCCTGGCTGGTGCTCTACACGGTCACGCGCTTCGCAGCCGGCTTCCTGGCGGCCTCGGTGGTGGCGATCATTCTGGGGGTCATCCTGGGGCTCAACAAGGTGCTCTACCGGGCGGTCAATCCCTACATCCAGATCCTCAAGCCGATCTCTCCCCTGGCCTGGATGCCGCTGCTGCTCTACACGGTGCGGGACCCGAAGTGGACCGCCGTCCTGGTCGTCTTCATGGCGGCGGTCTGGCCCACGCTCGCCACCACGGCCTTCGGAGTCAACTCTCTGCGCAAGGACTATCTGCACGTGGCGGCGATCCTGCAGTTGTCCTGGATCAAGCGTCTGTACAAGGTGATCCTGCCGGGGGCGGCCCCGACGATCGTGAACGGGCTGCGCATCTCCTTCGGGAGCGCGCTCGTGGCGGTCGTGCCGGCGGAAATGCTGCTGGGCGAGCTGGGCGTCGGGTACCTGAGTTGGATCGAGTGGAACAACCTGGACATCGCCGGCGTGATCTTCGCCATCCTCGTCGTGGGAGCAGTGGGGGTCGTCCTGGATTCGGGGTTCAACAAGCTGGCCGGACTTGTCACCTATCAGGAGTAA
- a CDS encoding CmpA/NrtA family ABC transporter substrate-binding protein, with protein MEPKLTSEQYFEKTVERSVVEAVLRAAGPSRRQFLAGLGGAALTALIAEVLPLGKLTAFAADPVGKPEKKDLSVGFIPITCATPIIMAEPLGFYKKHGLNASVKRAAGWAMVRDWAINKEVDAAHMLTPMPLAITLGAGSVPVPFYMPAVENINGQAITLHIKHKDVKTAADMKGFRFCVPFDYSMHNYLLRYFLADGGVHPDKDVQIRVVPPPEMVANLKAGNVNGYLAPDPFNQRAVYENVGFIYKLSKEIWDRHPCCAFTVSKEFATTYPNTFGALFRAIVDATHYASNPAHRKEIAAAIAPANYLNQPVTVLEQVLTGTYADGLGGIKKVPDRIDFDPYPWHSMAIWILTQMRRWGHLKGDVNYKAVAEQVYLAADCDRIAKELGYPTHNATAMKHTIMGKVFDPSQPEQYVKSFKIHSMA; from the coding sequence ATGGAGCCGAAACTGACTTCGGAACAGTACTTCGAGAAGACGGTCGAGCGGTCCGTGGTCGAGGCGGTCCTGCGGGCGGCGGGGCCGAGTCGGCGGCAGTTCCTGGCCGGATTGGGCGGGGCGGCGCTGACGGCGCTGATCGCGGAGGTGCTGCCGCTCGGGAAGCTCACGGCCTTCGCGGCCGATCCGGTCGGGAAGCCGGAGAAAAAGGATCTCAGCGTCGGCTTCATTCCGATCACCTGCGCGACCCCGATCATCATGGCGGAGCCGCTGGGCTTTTACAAGAAACACGGGCTGAACGCGTCGGTGAAGCGGGCGGCGGGATGGGCCATGGTCCGGGACTGGGCGATCAACAAGGAAGTGGACGCGGCCCACATGCTGACGCCGATGCCGCTCGCGATCACGCTGGGCGCCGGCTCGGTGCCGGTCCCGTTCTACATGCCGGCGGTGGAGAACATCAACGGGCAGGCCATCACCCTGCACATCAAGCACAAGGACGTGAAGACCGCCGCAGACATGAAGGGATTCCGGTTCTGCGTCCCGTTCGACTATTCCATGCACAACTACCTGCTGCGGTATTTCCTGGCCGATGGGGGAGTCCACCCGGACAAGGACGTGCAGATCCGCGTCGTCCCGCCCCCCGAGATGGTGGCGAACCTGAAAGCCGGGAACGTGAACGGGTACCTGGCGCCGGACCCGTTCAACCAGCGGGCCGTGTACGAGAACGTCGGGTTCATCTACAAGCTTTCGAAAGAGATCTGGGACCGGCATCCCTGCTGCGCCTTCACGGTGTCGAAGGAATTCGCGACGACCTATCCGAACACGTTCGGAGCCCTGTTCCGGGCGATCGTGGACGCCACGCACTATGCGTCCAATCCGGCGCACCGGAAGGAGATCGCGGCCGCGATCGCGCCGGCCAACTACCTGAACCAGCCGGTCACGGTGCTCGAGCAGGTGCTCACCGGCACCTACGCGGACGGGCTGGGCGGCATCAAGAAGGTGCCCGACCGCATCGATTTCGACCCCTATCCCTGGCACTCGATGGCGATCTGGATCCTGACCCAGATGAGGCGTTGGGGGCACCTGAAGGGGGACGTCAACTACAAGGCGGTGGCCGAGCAGGTCTACCTGGCGGCGGACTGCGACCGGATCGCGAAGGAGCTGGGCTACCCGACTCACAATGCGACGGCGATGAAACACACGATCATGGGCAAGGTGTTCGATCCCAGTCAGCCGGAACAGTACGTCAAGAGCTTCAAAATCCACAGCATGGCATGA